A window of Armatimonadota bacterium genomic DNA:
CCCCTCATCGACCACCGGAAGCTGCCAGCCGGGGTTTTCGCGGAAGATGTGTCCCGCCCTGCTGAGGGAGTCGACCGGGTCGAGCGCGACGTCATGTCGCGTGAGCGCGCCGATCGGGGTGGCCAAGGGGTCCGCAGACATGAAGTACCGTTCATTCTACTCGCGGACCAGGCTCAGTTGAGGGAGCGGACCGAGGACTATCCTGCCGATGTTAACATTGGGACCAAGATGAAACGGATCGGCTTGATCACGAGCGGAGGCGACTCGCCCGGCATGAACGCGGCCGTCAGAGGGATCGTGCGCTCGGCGCTTCGGCGAGGTGTTTCCGTCGCGGGCTTCCTTCGGGGCTATGACGGGATCATCCAGAGTGACTGGATGGAGTTGGACTCGCGCGCGGTGGGCGGCATCATCAACAAGGGCGGGACCATCCTTCGCTCGGCGCGCAGCGCCGAATTCAGGACCACCGAGGGCCGTGTCAAGGCGATCGAATCCATGAAGGCGCTGGGGGTCGAGGGGCTGGTGGTGGTCGGCGGCGACGGGTCGCTGACGGGCGCCTTGATGCTCCACAACGAGTTTGGGTTCCCGGTGATGGGCGTGCCGGGCTCGATCGACAACGACATTGCGGGCACCGATTTCAGCATCGGCTTCGATACGGCGGTGAACACGGCGGTGGAGGCGATCGACCGCGTCCGTGACACGGCCTACTCCCACGACCGCGTGTTCGTGATCGAGGTGATGGGGCGACGTAACGGGTTCATCGCGCTGGAAGCGGGTCTGGCAGCTGGGGCGGAGGCCGTTCTGATTCCAGAGCGGCAGTACCAGATTGGTGCGATCTGCGAGGAGTTGGGAAAGTCCTGCGAGCGGGGCAAGAAGAGCAGCATCCTGGTGGTGGCGGAAGGGGCCGCGCGCGCCTCAGACATCAAGGAGCTGATTGAAAAGCGCACCGGATTCGACACCCGCTACCTGGTTTTGGGGCACATGCAGCGCGGTGGCAGCCCGACGGCATTTGACCGGGTTCTGGCGCTGCGGCTTGGGGCGTTCGCCGCGAACCGCTTGATCGACGGCCACACGGGCGAGATGGCCGGCGTGGTCAGCGGGGAGCTGGTCTCGCCACCCCTGGCCTATGTGCTTGCGACAACCCGTGAGGTTGATCCCGAGCGTCTGGAACTCGTCGACCTGATGGCGCACTAGCGAACGGACAGAGGGACAAAGGCAGGAGGAACAAGAATCGCGGATCGCGACCTCGGTGGACACCGGCCTGCACCAGCCCTTGGCGTGTTAGCGCCGACATCACCCCTTGGTTAACTGGCTCTACGCTAATCAACGTATGGCCCGGAGATCCGGTGCGTCCATAATCCAGGACTAGGGAGGAAATCATGTTCTTACCGATCGCACTGTGCCTCGCGTGCGCGGCAGTCGAGGAGGCCGTCACATTCAGCTTCGAAGTTGGAAGGGCGGAGATGGCCGTTGCGGCCCTGGCCAAAGAAACGGGGCTCCCGATGAAGACCGCGGGACCAGTTGGAACAGAAACCGTCTTCCTAAAGGTCGACGGACTCTCGGTTCAGGCCGTCATGGACTCGCTTGCCAGGACCACTGCGGCCGAATGGTCGAAGAAGGATGACGGCACGTATGTTCTGGCGCGTACCCAGGCGATCATCCGGCGGGAAACGCTGAGGGAGACAGACCGGAGACTGACCTTGCTGAACTCGTGGAGGGCAAAGCTTGTCAATTGCCTCCGCGTCCCGTTCGACGAGAGGACCCTGCTCGGGATCGTCAAAGAACGAGCGGCTCTAGAGGACAACAACGAGGATCAGAATCGCACTGAAGAGCAACAGCAGAGAACTTGGGATCGAATCCAGGAGCTGGATCGGTGCGATCCCGTCTATCGCGTGCTGGCAAGGTGTTTGCAGGGCCTCGACCTTAGGCCGGTGGCTACGCTACCTTCCCAGGCTTGTCTCGTGTATGCGCTCCACCCGAATGCGGTGCAGAAGCAGCTCCCGCCGTCGGCAGTCGACGCCTTGCGGCTCCTGCAACCTGAGCAAGTCGCATGGGGCAAGGCTTTGAAGACGAAGCCCCTAAAGGAAGGCGAAGATGCCGATTCGCGGTTTTGGACGGACCACACAATTCGGTTCTTTGCCTCGAACGGCCCGGGAAGCGTATTTGGCGCTCGGTCAGATCCGTGGGCCAGGACTTTGCCGTTCGAAGGCAATCCCACTGAGGTCCTGCTGACGGTCTCCGGCTATTCCGAAGACTCCTTCCGGTTCAGTGTTCAAGTATTCGGCTCAAAAGACCAACTCATCATGAGCTTCGATTGCGATGGCGCATCGACCTTTGACAAAAAGGAGGCTCTGTTCGGAGCCAAGGAACTGGAGTTCCCTACGCCGGCGCCATCCCCCGAAACCCGGGCCCTTTGGGCGCGCATGAAGGGAAGCGGCGAATCGGTCAAGGGCGCGATCAAGGTGCTACAACGCTTCCTCGACGACCCCGAAAGGAACGAGCCCCTTTGGCTTGGGAACCAGGAGATGTTGAGCACACTGGCTGACTTCAATAAGAGGAGCGTGATCGCGTGTTTGCCTGACGACACCAGGTTCGATTTCGACGAGGCCTTGGACTTGCACGATTACTTTAGGTCCACCGATCTGAGGATCGCCGAGACCGACAAGCTCATCGAGCTTGCGCCACGCCGATTCGCCAGCCATTGGGCGCATCGCGCCAGCAGAGCGGCGATGGCCTCCTGCGCCATGTCCTACCGAACCCAGGGCAGGATCGATCTACTGACATACGTGGCGCTCGTCGCGCCACTGGGCGATTCTGCCGACAGGTCGTTTCCCGGGCTGTTCGTGCAGTTGATCGATCCGGACTATCGGTCGAGCTACGCCTCCTTTGAGCTGCCGTTTCAGTCGAACTTTGTCGGGCTCTTGTCGACCCTGAGCTCGGAACAGCTTGGTTTGCTGAAAGGCGGTCAGACAATCCCCTATGCAAGCCTCACCCCGAATCAGAAAGAACTCGCTTCGCGAATCGTTTTCGGTGTTCGGGTGAACGTCGAGATCGAGGGCTCGGCGCGCCGAGGGCTCTTCCAGGAAAGCCCTACTGAAGAGTTGCCAAACGGCCTGCTCCAAGGTGCGGGCCTGTCAGCCGAATTCGGCGAGGACACGATCGCCGTGTTTCACAACCCGCTTGACCCGCGATTCGATGAGTTCTACTCGACGAACCTCAAAAATACTCGCGGCCCCATGATGTGGAGCGGGCCGCCGCCGCGTGTACCTGAAGGGGGGATGGCCAATGCGACCGTGACGCTTCATCCGCAAAACTTCATCACGCTTAAGTGTGCTCTGTCGCCCGGGCACTTCGTCGTTGGGCACTTTGCCGAACCTCGAAGGAAGGCGACGCAGGCGCCTGTGCCGATTAACCAGCTTCCGGATGAGGTTCAGAAGAAGCTTGAAGCGACAGTGAAGTTCCTTGATGGTATGGGTGCTCGGTGGGGCGGCGAACACAAACCGCCTCCACGCTAAGGCGACTCAAGAGTCTGAGGCAGCGCACACACTTTGCAGGGTCCCCATTGTCCCATCACCTACCTTCGCGCGACCTCCTATAGCGTGGTTGGCTCGATCCGCGATCTCCTTTGTAGCCCAAAGCCCGCGGGAGGTTGGTCAGCGCGCCATCACCGGGCTGACGCCTTGGGCTGGTTACGGCCGCTCCCATTGGGCTGCCAAGCGCTGGCGCCGAACCTGCGGCTACAGACCCTTCATTACGGGTCCATCCTTAGCCCAATGCCCTTTGCCCTCGCGAGAACAGGGCTGCAATTCCAGGGATTCGTTACGGGCCAGAGTTCGCGCCACCCACGCGTGGAGAGTTCCTTTTTCGGCAAAGCGTTGGGCGGCCGCCTCTGCCTCTGTCGCTGAGGGAAAGACGCCAAACGTGGCCGAACCCGAACCGCAAAGCAGTGCATGTTTTGCCCCTGTAGCCAAGAGGGCCTCCCGAGCCTCCAGTGACTCCCGCGGCGCCACGCGCTCGAAGTCGTTGTAGAACGCCTCGTTCTCCGGGAAATCGTGCCATGCCCTGGGCGAGATGTCCAGCCCACGATAGGCGGCGGCCGTGTCGACCCCGATCGGGGGGCGGACGATCAAGAGCGATTGCGGTTCGGTGTCCGGCAGTGGAGTCAACCGCTCGCCGTATCCTTCCCCTTTGGCTCGCCCGCCCACAAGAAAGAAGGGCACGTCCGCGCCGACCGCGCAGGCGATCTCGTGCTGCTCTCGCGGGCCGAGCCTGCCGTCCGTCAGAACGCCCAGCGCACGGATCAGCCCGGCGGCATCGGAACTCCCACCGCCCAACCCGCTCTGGGCCGGAATGCTCTTATCGAGCCGAATTGAGAGCGACGGCAAATCGGTGAACTCCGCCGCCAAGCGCAGGGCCTTCGTGAGCGTGTTCTCTGCGGGCAGCCCGGGCCAATCGCACTCGATCCTCGTGGGACCATCGGCAACTGAAATCACCAGCGTATCGCTCAGCGAAACCGCCTGAAAGACGGTCCGTATGGGGTGGTAGCCGATGGCGTCCGGCGGTCCCACAGACAGAAAGAGGTTGACCTTGGCCGGGCAGCGCACGGTGAGCCGCACACTCATTCCCCCTGTTCCAGTTCCTGGGTTTTCGTGATCGGCAGGGGCGGCGGCGTCTGGTTGGGCAGCACGGCGACGGTCTGAGGGAACGGCGTCAGTTCAAGCTCTTCCAGGGCCTGGTCGATGGCGGCAAGCTGCATCTTGGCTTCCTGCAAAGCGTCGAGAAAGTCTTTGCTGGAGAGTTCCGGCGAGCGGCCGACCAGCCGGTAGCCGATCATCTTCATGCGCAGGGTGTCGATCGTGGTGGTGAGCACCGCGCACTGGGCCTCGGTACGCTGGACGCCCGCCATCACGCCTGCGAACCGGCTGCGGTACTCGGCGATGTTCTTGTCGGCAATGCGGTAGAGCTCTTTGGCCTGGGCGTCGTGCGAAGGCGGCTTCCAGGCTGGGGGCATATGATAGAGGCCCTTCTCGGTCTGGGTGACCTCGTGGTCGATCAGGTCCGCGCGCCTAAGGGCATAGTAGAGCGAATTCGAGACCCGATGGATGTTCTTGGGCAACTCCTGAAGGTCTGCGATCTGGTCCTTGCGCATGCGCGCGAGCACCTCGTCGAACATCGCCAATCGGTCCTGCACGGTATGCCACATCGCCGCGTAGCGGCGATTGATGAAGCGCTTGTCGACGCTGGCCTTGTAGGCTGTGAGCAGGTGGACGACCGGCACGGCGGCAAACGCGGCGAGCGTCAGGGGGCCGTTCCCCAGAAGCGGGCCGGTGAAGATGCCAAACAGGGCCGCCAGCGAAACGATCGAAAGGAACACGCGGCCGGGCCGAAGGGCCTCCACCCTCCAGAGCCGCCTATCCTCACGCACGATATCGTCCATCGGCACTCCATATTACGCGACGGGTGGCTTCGCCGTGGCACCCAGCGACTGCTCGGCGGCAAAGGCGAGCGCCAGCAGCGCCTCGTCTTGCGTTCGCTTGCCCAGGAGTTGCAAGCCCACCGGGAGCCCCTCCGAGAGCCCTCCAGGGATGGAAATTGCCGGAAAGCCGCCCATATTCGCCGGGATCGCGCAGTAATCCAGAAGCTTGATGGCGAGGGGATCGTCGCTTAATGAGCCCAGTTCGAACGCGGTGATTGGACAGGTGGGGCTCAGGATGGCGTCCAAGCCGCGCAGGGCTTGGTCGAACTCTGCCGCCATCCTCGCGCGGACCTGGGTGGCTTTGCCGTAATAGGCGTCGTAATAGCCGGCCGAGAGAGCATAGGTCCCGATCAGGACGCGCATCTTGACCTCGTGGCCGAATCCCTCGGCGCGCGAGCGCTCGACGAAGTGGATGTGGTCCTTGCCCTCAGCGCGATGCCCGAAGCGGACCCCGTCGAACCGCGCCAGGTT
This region includes:
- the pfkA gene encoding 6-phosphofructokinase, which encodes MKRIGLITSGGDSPGMNAAVRGIVRSALRRGVSVAGFLRGYDGIIQSDWMELDSRAVGGIINKGGTILRSARSAEFRTTEGRVKAIESMKALGVEGLVVVGGDGSLTGALMLHNEFGFPVMGVPGSIDNDIAGTDFSIGFDTAVNTAVEAIDRVRDTAYSHDRVFVIEVMGRRNGFIALEAGLAAGAEAVLIPERQYQIGAICEELGKSCERGKKSSILVVAEGAARASDIKELIEKRTGFDTRYLVLGHMQRGGSPTAFDRVLALRLGAFAANRLIDGHTGEMAGVVSGELVSPPLAYVLATTREVDPERLELVDLMAH
- the ispE gene encoding 4-(cytidine 5'-diphospho)-2-C-methyl-D-erythritol kinase, coding for MSVRLTVRCPAKVNLFLSVGPPDAIGYHPIRTVFQAVSLSDTLVISVADGPTRIECDWPGLPAENTLTKALRLAAEFTDLPSLSIRLDKSIPAQSGLGGGSSDAAGLIRALGVLTDGRLGPREQHEIACAVGADVPFFLVGGRAKGEGYGERLTPLPDTEPQSLLIVRPPIGVDTAAAYRGLDISPRAWHDFPENEAFYNDFERVAPRESLEAREALLATGAKHALLCGSGSATFGVFPSATEAEAAAQRFAEKGTLHAWVARTLARNESLELQPCSREGKGHWAKDGPVMKGL